The following proteins come from a genomic window of Micromonospora zamorensis:
- the pdxS gene encoding pyridoxal 5'-phosphate synthase lyase subunit PdxS, whose product MPENTVSNTGTAPVVGTARVKRGMAEMLKGGVIMDVVNAEQAKIAEDAGAVAVMALERVPADIRAQGGVSRMSDPDMIDGIIEAVSIPVMAKARIGHFVEARILQSLGVDYVDESEVLTPADYANHIDKWAFTVPFVCGATNLGEALRRITEGAAMIRSKGEAGTGDVSNATTHMRKIRQEIARLSSLPTDELYVAAKELQAPYELVKEVAESGKLPVVLFTAGGIATPADAAMMMQLGAEGVFVGSGIFKAGNPAQRAAAIVKATTFHDDPDVLAKVSRGLGEAMVGINVDEIPQPHRLAERGW is encoded by the coding sequence GTGCCCGAAAACACCGTCTCGAACACCGGTACCGCCCCCGTCGTCGGCACCGCCCGCGTGAAGCGTGGCATGGCCGAGATGCTCAAGGGCGGCGTGATCATGGATGTGGTCAACGCCGAGCAGGCCAAGATCGCTGAGGACGCCGGCGCTGTCGCGGTGATGGCCCTGGAGCGGGTGCCCGCCGACATCCGCGCGCAGGGCGGGGTGTCCCGGATGAGCGACCCCGACATGATCGACGGGATCATCGAGGCGGTCTCCATCCCGGTGATGGCCAAGGCCCGCATCGGTCACTTCGTCGAGGCGCGGATCCTCCAGTCGCTTGGCGTCGACTACGTCGACGAGTCCGAGGTGCTGACCCCGGCGGACTACGCGAACCACATCGACAAGTGGGCCTTCACGGTGCCCTTCGTCTGCGGCGCGACCAACCTGGGCGAGGCGCTGCGCCGGATCACCGAGGGCGCGGCCATGATCCGCTCCAAGGGTGAGGCCGGCACCGGTGACGTCTCCAACGCCACCACCCACATGCGGAAGATCCGCCAGGAGATCGCCCGGCTGTCCTCGCTGCCGACCGACGAGCTGTACGTCGCGGCCAAGGAGCTGCAGGCCCCGTACGAGCTGGTCAAGGAGGTCGCCGAGAGCGGCAAGCTGCCGGTGGTGCTGTTCACCGCCGGCGGGATCGCCACTCCGGCCGACGCGGCGATGATGATGCAGCTCGGCGCGGAGGGCGTCTTCGTCGGTTCCGGCATCTTCAAGGCCGGCAACCCGGCCCAGCGGGCCGCCGCGATCGTCAAGGCCACCACCTTCCACGACGACCCGGACGTGCTGGCCAAGGTTTCCCGGGGTCTCGGCGAGGCGATGGTCGGCATCAACGTCGACGAGATCCCGCAGCCGCACCGCCTGGCCGAGCGCGGCTGGTGA